The sequence CGTATCTTCTGCACGAGGGCGTGTCGGTGAAGTCCTGGTTCCCGACGGACACGGTCTTCCATCTCGATGATGACCATGGCATCCGGCTGGCGGACTCCATTCCCAATACGCTCCATCTGCTCATCGTCTCCGAGAAGCTGAAACGCGTCCTGGGGGAGAAGTCTGGGGCGGACATCGAGTTCCTCCCCGTGCACATCCGCAACCACAAGGGCCGCCTTGTCCAGGAGCCCTACTTCATCGCGAACATCCTGGGCACCGTCGAGTGCGTGGACCGTCAGCGGTCGAAGTTCGATACCTCGGCCATCCGTCCGGACCAGGTCTTCACGTTCTTCCGACTGGCGTTGGATGAAGCGAAAATCCCGTCCGACGCGAAGCTCTTCAGACTCAAGGAGCAGACGGACCTCGTCATCATCCGCGACGATCTGGCCGACGACATCTTCGCCGCGGAATGCGATGGGATGATTTTCCAGGAGATGGACGACTACGGCCGGGAGTGGGGGAGGCTGCGAGAATGAACGTGCCCAACATGCGAGCCATTGAGGTGTCGGCGAGCAGCAAGGCAGCGGAGCTCGCCCGGGAGCTGGAGGTGGGGCACCGGCCACTGGAGGAGGCGGAGCGCATCCTCTTCCACGCCCGCTGAGTGCCTGGGCGAGGTGGGCGCGGCGAGTGCCCCGCTCGCGGTGGGAGTGGCGGTAGGGGCCTTCCTCCAGGGCCACAACCCGGAGGGAGAAGCCCTCGTCCTCTCCCTCTCGGACTCCGGCCGGGTGGCCGCTGTCCACCTGGAAAGCGAATGAGACTCAGGAGCTGAACGCCATGGCCGACGAAGGAAGCCACATCCTGAGCAGCATGCCCATCCGCGCCCGGCTGGGACGGAGCGCGGACTACCGAGACAACGGGAGGGCCGAGCTGGCGGCCAACGCGGGCAAGCGAGCGCGCGTCTATGACAACGACGCGAAAATCCTCGAGTACCTCCAGCACTACGACGTGTCCCCGCGCAGCAGAGGCGTCCCGAAGCACGGCCCGGCGCACGCGGCGCTGTACCACTTCGCGTGCTTCACCACCGGACAGGAGCCCTACTCCAACATCGCCCACCATCTGGTGCCGTGCGAGGTCTTCATTCCGGAGGAGGTATTCACCGAGGACGAGCTCGAAATCGTCAAGCGTGTGCCCTACGACGTGAACAACGGCAAGAACATCATCTTCCTGCCAGGGTTTTCACAGGCCGTTGAGGTGTACCTGCTCAAGCGTGGTGGCATTCCCGGCTCGGAGGTGTGGAAGGGATTGAGCGCGGAGGCGCAGCACCAGAATAAGGAGGCGTGGAAGCAGCGGGCACTGCGCTACTGCAACGTGCATCGGCTCCCCTGTCATTACGACTTCCACCGCGATTACACCGCGCAGGTGAAGAACGACTGCGCGCG comes from Pyxidicoccus parkwaysis and encodes:
- a CDS encoding imm11 family protein, with translation MELKYYPWIENDEDDAFAWITKDSDFLMHCMDSYLLHEGVSVKSWFPTDTVFHLDDDHGIRLADSIPNTLHLLIVSEKLKRVLGEKSGADIEFLPVHIRNHKGRLVQEPYFIANILGTVECVDRQRSKFDTSAIRPDQVFTFFRLALDEAKIPSDAKLFRLKEQTDLVIIRDDLADDIFAAECDGMIFQEMDDYGREWGRLRE
- a CDS encoding AHH domain-containing protein; protein product: MADEGSHILSSMPIRARLGRSADYRDNGRAELAANAGKRARVYDNDAKILEYLQHYDVSPRSRGVPKHGPAHAALYHFACFTTGQEPYSNIAHHLVPCEVFIPEEVFTEDELEIVKRVPYDVNNGKNIIFLPGFSQAVEVYLLKRGGIPGSEVWKGLSAEAQHQNKEAWKQRALRYCNVHRLPCHYDFHRDYTAQVKNDCARLKRLVRSQLGKVCASWKPPESIPRELFRLQDEFWEHVVTFGESRPLGFGANINELIKVKPSKGKLTL